In the genome of Chrysoperla carnea chromosome 5, inChrCarn1.1, whole genome shotgun sequence, the window aaattaaataaaaaattaaagctttCATTTACACAGTcaacaatgttttatataagTTAACAGCTTTCCACTGTAATAAGTAATGGTttagtttatttcatataaagtaaaattatgtttaatttatttgaaacaaactatataagaatatattctttaaaaatatgttttataaatatttggtatatattACAACTTTCTTTGGAAGAAATCTATTCTTAAAAACTGAAATCATGAAGATTGTGTATAGGCAATCCACAATGAATATTTAGATCTTAATgtctataaaacaaataaatttaaaatatttttatattttttagatgcAGAATCTGCAAAATATGGACGTTTTTAGAGTCAATTTTGTGGATTAGATTATTAGGGAGTAAACCACTTATATTTAGCATACAATCGGTTAAATCACGCATCGAAAACATTTTAGCTTCttgaatataaaacaaaacagcTTCATGGCCTTCTTATAGACACTTACGTTTTGACTACACagtcttgtaataaaatttgcctaactttaaaaaacaaacataaaattttaaggaactgaattttatctaaaaataacgataaaaattttaaacttgggtaattttttgttgtgatgGTAAATTATCATAGCTTTGTGTTCGTAGCAATGGTTTTTCTTCGACATTTTGATTGGTCACTGTGGCGTTCATATCAATATaagataaatgtattttattatcattggtTGATACTAAATTCGTTAAAGGTAAtcgattgttattattattatttggattttttggaatttcatAATGACTCATtccaatttgattattttcattttgataatcatttgcatttttaattgtaGGTGATGTAGTTTGACTTACTGCCCATATTGGCAGCTTCTCAACTTCACCACATTTTGGTAATATACTTTTCGCTTCATTTAAATTCACTATAAAAGGATCCTTCGATTTTGGTGAAATACAATCGTTGCCATATTTCGGAATGTTTAATTGTTTGGATTCACctgaaaacaatataataaaccGTTATTTTTGGTATTCAATAGAATTAGTAATCTTCGGAATTACCTGATGTTGGATTCGATGTATCACTTAAAGTAGAAAAATACGCCTTATTTTGTACAGTATGCAAATTTAAGTTCAAGTACTCAACGCCATCTTCTAACATTGTTTCAAATTTCTCGGTTAAAGATCGAAAAGAGGGCCGTTCTACTGGATCAATTTCCCAACATTTTTGCATCACTGTATATCTGAAAACAAAGTCgttcaactttttattttaggaaaCCAATCTTAATATCACTAAGAAGGAGTATCAAAAATAatgtgttcaaaaattttaaattatgagacTTACAATTGTAGGGAACAATTTGGGGGTTTCTCCATTCGATATCCAGACCGTaacaatgtaaataaattttccacgGCTACTCCAGGGTATGGTGAACCACCTAATGTAACTAATTCCCATAACAATATTCCAAAACTCCAAACATCTGATCGATTTGTGTATACATGATCAGCTAATGATTCGGGTGCCATCCACTTGATTGGTACTCTACCTTTGCTACGTTTTAGATACGCATTATCCTCATAAACGTCACGTGTCAGACCAAAATcagatattttacaaatttttccagTTGCAACGAGAACATTTCGTGCTGCTAAATCACGGTGTACTAATTTTTTATCACCCAAATATGCCATACCTTTACTGATTTGCCAGGCGAAGGATAAAATATCTTTAGCAGTCACTGTAAATACTTCTTCTTCGGCAGACGGTTGAGAAGGGACTAAATTGTATTCGTGACATTTTAGGTTAATGTTTTCAACCTCTAAATGACGACTCTTCCGTAAATAATTTCGTAACGATCCGAATTCTGCGTATTCAATTATTAAGTATGCAGGACCTCCGGGTAACATTGACACACCCAATAATCGAATTACATTTGGATGTGAAACCTCTTTTAACAGCTCGTACTCAGAGATTAAATCATCTAATTCACTTCCTTGGGCATTTTCTTTAAGAGTTTTTACCGCCACTGTGGTGTATCCTATACCTCCAGCAATTTCTTTGGCACGAGCTTTCAACACTCGTCCAAATTCACCTTCCCccaaaatttgttcaatttgtaaattttggcGTGGAAACTCCCATTTTGGATCCggctaaaaatttaacaattcgTAAAATATGGGCCAAGAAAATCGACGAAAGGGTTACTCactgtatattttttacttattgaaacattcattgtaaaattaaattctagaCCATTTCCAGGCATGGATCCAGGAGTTAGAGATGTGTTATTCGTGGTGGATGTTGTTTGATGAACGTAATCCCCGCCATTGCTACTATAACCATGAGATAATGCTGTAACACTACTGATGTATTTATGTTCACGGATACCCATATTTCGCCAAGCTCGAAGTCGACAAACTAGAATTCCGACTACTATTGTTATTAAAGTCACACCCAAACCAATGCCAGCCAAACATAATGGTCCACATTTATGCGTAGATTGAGCTACaaaccaaaatatattattaaattcaaccAAAACGTTCCGATATAAGAAATTGTACCTTTATGAATATTCAAATCTAAAAATTCTTTTCTGGCTTCGTCATTTAAATCAGTTTGGAGGCCAACATCTTTCACTTTCTTGTGCTTACCATTCGTCGCTACAGGATTTACACAAACACATTTTGTTGTTTCATCACAAGTACATACCCCAATTCCTAATTGAATTCCTTGCTTATTGGCGTTAAGATCACCAAACATAACTTCCTTCGTACAATCTTGAGGGCAGATACCATAATGTAGCTGTTCTAAGTCATCACAAATGGAATCGGGACATGTTGTTATATCTGGAGTACATGTTTGGTAATCTTCGGTTTGGTACCCTTTTGATTGTGTGCCATTCCCACGCCAGGTACAACGAGTTCCACGATGGGCGATTTTATcactaaaatttaatagttaTCATATGAGTTTTGACAGCGAAATTGTTGAATGCcagaaaaataaatcattttcttttatttttgtaggtTTATAAAATTGCAAGGACATAATGAAAACTCACATGCGAATATGGTATAAGATAGATGTACGAAAATCAaggcattttttaataaaatgcttgatttttttttatgaagttggactaagtcaaattcaattctgaaaattttaggggcaGGGggtgttgcccgattatttaaataaataaatgaattcaaaagtaggcatatttaacattggttttatgggaaaacggtaaatggatATGTTTTCtcagatttcttcaaaactagttaaagttaaaaccataataaatgattaaaaaaaaaaatcgttgtgcccggctaattaaggatgtatgagcacggtagtgggga includes:
- the LOC123299930 gene encoding proto-oncogene tyrosine-protein kinase receptor Ret: MYFRKDFTFKKLPYVTQLKITDTNLGQMYGNRSIVVTIEIKLCDMKNQRPSELFEHTTKATHGEMYPFIETKILRTAAPFARVAQPSHTIQNINLYKFRIKNDSSWVLSKSRTPAFNITSRHGIVYVQNNNILKKPSLSNVDLIIEWSFKNDSKNHAARGTDLLRITIVDELNISCADLDNDVSKWVMCAQFDTIKKCHDACGVATGGYNTLRHIDKIAHRGTRCTWRGNGTQSKGYQTEDYQTCTPDITTCPDSICDDLEQLHYGICPQDCTKEVMFGDLNANKQGIQLGIGVCTCDETTKCVCVNPVATNGKHKKVKDVGLQTDLNDEARKEFLDLNIHKAQSTHKCGPLCLAGIGLGVTLITIVVGILVCRLRAWRNMGIREHKYISSVTALSHGYSSNGGDYVHQTTSTTNNTSLTPGSMPGNGLEFNFTMNVSISKKYTPDPKWEFPRQNLQIEQILGEGEFGRVLKARAKEIAGGIGYTTVAVKTLKENAQGSELDDLISEYELLKEVSHPNVIRLLGVSMLPGGPAYLIIEYAEFGSLRNYLRKSRHLEVENINLKCHEYNLVPSQPSAEEEVFTVTAKDILSFAWQISKGMAYLGDKKLVHRDLAARNVLVATGKICKISDFGLTRDVYEDNAYLKRSKGRVPIKWMAPESLADHVYTNRSDVWSFGILLWELVTLGGSPYPGVAVENLFTLLRSGYRMEKPPNCSLQLYTVMQKCWEIDPVERPSFRSLTEKFETMLEDGVEYLNLNLHTVQNKAYFSTLSDTSNPTSGESKQLNIPKYGNDCISPKSKDPFIVNLNEAKSILPKCGEVEKLPIWAVSQTTSPTIKNANDYQNENNQIGMSHYEIPKNPNNNNNNRLPLTNLVSTNDNKIHLSYIDMNATVTNQNVEEKPLLRTQSYDNLPSQQKITQV